The Cinclus cinclus chromosome 28, bCinCin1.1, whole genome shotgun sequence genome window below encodes:
- the NRTN gene encoding neurturin, translating into MKVWKFAAIASMLLSSMLSILVCRDMFSGSREFSPLPSSPSSSRDSSSSSSSSSSSSSSLPAAPRRSPRALQRHGSLLAQYTALLESYTEGELRQLISALVERYRQAMNSGGHELPLFPRSGSRRKRARARHKPCELRELEVSVSELGLGYESDETVLFRYCSGTCEAAVRSYDLSLKSMRSRRKIRKEKIRARPCCRPLAYDDDVSFLDAYNRYYTVNELSAKECGCV; encoded by the exons ATGAAGGTATGGAAGTTTGCAGCCATTGCATCGATGCTCCTCAGTTCCATGTTATCCATTTTAGTTTGTAGAGACATGTTCAGCGGAAGCCGGGAATTCAGCCCCTTGCCTTCCTCGCCGTCTTCCTCACGggattcctcctcctcctcctcttcttcttcctcctcctcctcctcgctgcCGGCGGCTCCGCGGAGATCCCCACGGGCCCTGCAACGCCACGGCTCTCTGCTGGCCCAGT ACACCGCCCTGCTGGAGAGCTACACGGAGGGCGAGCTCCGGCAGCTGATCTCAGCTCTGGTGGAACGTTACCGCCAGGCCATGAACTCGGGCGGGCACGAGCTGCCGCTGTTCCCCCGCTCCGGCAGCCGCAGGAAACGCGCTCGTGCCCGCCACAAACCCTGCGAGCTGCGCGAGCTCGAGGTCAGCGTCAGCGAGCTGGGCCTGGGCTACGAATCGGACGAGACCGTTCTGTTCCGCTACTGCAGCGGCACCTGCGAGGCCGCCGTGCGCAGCTACGACCTCTCCCTCAAGAGCATGAGGAGCCGTAGAAAGATCCGGAAGGAGAAGATTCGGGCCCGGCCGTGCTGCAGGCCGCTGGCTTACGATGACGACGTGTCCTTCTTGGACGCCTACAATCGCTACTACACCGTCAACGAGCTGTCGGCCAAggagtgtggctgtgtgtgA